From a region of the Mesomycoplasma ovipneumoniae ATCC 29419 genome:
- the gatB gene encoding Asp-tRNA(Asn)/Glu-tRNA(Gln) amidotransferase subunit GatB — protein MLNNKYLVTIGVEIHLELNTKAKMFSNSPNSSGQPNKFFNLFDLGYLGTLPKINKKAVEKAIILAKSLKMEIPSVLAFDRKNYFYPDLPKGFQITQQFYPIGKNGSINVGDFSVLIERIHLEEDTAKQIHKENQTFFDYNRCGVPLIEIVTYPVLDSAEKAAQYVDEIRKLALFLGISDAKLENGSLRADINISVREKNQEFFNPKVEIKNINSISNIQKAAQLEIEEQINTYEKGQKVSQVTKKFNDKLIKNQTLRTKTDAIDYKYFPEPNLPYIELTKEFIDSIQVPLSPLEIQKNLEKHGVSTFYINQILNNFEFWTFLKNSNPENWSQSVKLFFAEIVPIINKNGFDQLNIDSDFFGNSVKKLLENQITNSDFRQIIEIKNNEPNLELDSIIKTILDKKLSDDEIKSLLAELISQETSQIEQNKNNKEKLFKILIGKLIKKTKGNADPKKVNLILTEWLKNL, from the coding sequence ATGTTGAATAATAAATATTTAGTAACTATTGGGGTCGAAATTCACTTAGAACTTAATACAAAGGCCAAAATGTTCTCAAATTCGCCAAATTCAAGTGGTCAACCTAATAAATTTTTTAATCTTTTTGACTTAGGTTATCTTGGAACATTGCCAAAAATAAACAAAAAAGCTGTCGAAAAAGCAATAATTTTAGCAAAATCCTTAAAAATGGAAATTCCGTCAGTTTTAGCTTTTGACCGGAAAAATTATTTTTACCCTGATTTGCCAAAAGGTTTTCAAATTACCCAGCAATTTTATCCAATTGGAAAAAATGGTTCAATAAATGTTGGCGATTTTAGTGTTTTGATTGAAAGAATTCACCTTGAAGAAGACACGGCCAAGCAAATTCATAAAGAAAATCAGACATTTTTTGACTATAATCGCTGTGGTGTTCCTTTGATTGAAATAGTTACTTATCCGGTGCTAGATTCGGCCGAAAAAGCTGCTCAATATGTTGATGAAATCAGAAAATTAGCTTTATTTTTAGGTATTTCTGATGCAAAACTAGAAAATGGTTCACTTCGGGCTGACATAAACATTTCAGTTCGTGAAAAAAATCAAGAATTTTTTAACCCAAAAGTTGAAATTAAAAACATAAATTCAATTTCTAACATCCAAAAAGCCGCCCAACTTGAAATTGAAGAGCAAATTAATACTTATGAAAAAGGTCAAAAAGTTTCTCAAGTTACTAAAAAATTTAATGATAAACTAATAAAAAATCAAACATTGAGAACCAAAACGGATGCCATAGATTATAAATATTTTCCTGAGCCAAATTTACCTTATATTGAATTGACAAAAGAATTTATTGACTCTATCCAAGTCCCGCTTAGTCCTTTAGAAATCCAAAAAAACCTTGAAAAACACGGTGTTTCTACATTTTATATTAATCAAATTTTGAATAATTTTGAATTTTGAACTTTTTTAAAAAATTCAAATCCAGAAAATTGATCCCAAAGTGTTAAATTATTTTTTGCTGAAATAGTTCCAATTATTAACAAAAACGGCTTTGACCAACTTAATATTGACTCTGATTTTTTTGGAAATTCAGTCAAAAAACTGTTAGAAAATCAAATAACTAACAGTGATTTTCGACAAATAATTGAAATAAAAAATAACGAACCTAACCTAGAACTTGATAGCATTATTAAAACAATTTTGGACAAAAAATTATCTGATGACGAGATTAAAAGTCTTTTGGCTGAACTTATTAGTCAGGAAACTAGTCAAATTGAGCAAAATAAAAACAATAAAGAAAAATTATTTAAAATTTTGATAGGTAAATTAATCAAAAAAACAAAAGGTAATGCTGATCCTAAAAAAGTAAATTTGATTTTGACTGAATGGTTAAAAAATCTTTAA